The Actinomycetes bacterium region CGCCGCCAGCGGAACCGGATCGCCGACGCGCTCGACGAAACCGCGCAGGACGACACCTGACTCGCCGGGGTTCGGGTTCTCCGCGGGCTCGCCAACCTGTGGCGACCTGTCGGCGAAGACGGTGAGGATCGATCGCCGCAGCACGGGGGGACGGCCGACGCGGGCCGCGACGAGGTTCGTCGTCCCGATCGACAACCCCAACGGTTCAGTCATGAGTGGCGCCTCTCCTGTCTGGGCCGTCACCACCCTAGCGACTGCAACTCAGGGTTCCGGCGGAGCCGGCGGCGGCTCGGTCACCGTCTC contains the following coding sequences:
- a CDS encoding molecular chaperone, producing MTEPLGLSIGTTNLVAARVGRPPVLRRSILTVFADRSPQVGEPAENPNPGESGVVLRGFVERVGDPVPLAA